A stretch of the Theileria equi strain WA chromosome 1, complete sequence genome encodes the following:
- a CDS encoding hypothetical protein (encoded by transcript BEWA_021440A): MVKREVKVNDTPDESSPSGDPVVEESLILLDFPEFHSTCLFNDSSFEPALEENSFGTLHKITNCSFNKIDIGGIDTKTPMCILNDHIPFSGTHMKNGLTYVLIDKDSLQLSEDETKIDSGSTEEKSVWYTRNCVEFTAKL, translated from the coding sequence ATGGTCAAGCGGGAGGTCAAGGTTAACGATACTCCTGACGAGTCATCCCCGTCCGGAGACCCTGTAGTTGAAGAATCCTTGATATTATTGGATTTTCCAGAGTTTCATTCGACTTGTCTCTTTAATGATTCCAGCTTCGAGCCAGCTTTGGAGGAGAATAGTTTCGGAACTCTACATAAAATTACAAACTGTAGTTTCAACAAGATAGATATAGGCGGAATCGACACAAAAACCCCAATGTGTATATTAAATGATCACATACCATTCTCTGGTACTCACATGAAGAATGGATTAACGTACGTCTTGATCGACAAGGACTCACTGCAACTCTCTGAGGACGAAACAAAGATCGACTCTGGTTCAACAGAAGAAAAGAGCGTGTGGTATACTCGTAATTGTGTAGAATTTACGGCGAAACTCTAG
- a CDS encoding oxysterol-binding protein, putative (encoded by transcript BEWA_021450A), translating to MPSQHKKKYIHEGWIHKWTNFIGSWRPRYFMLEPDYLMYSVEKGGIIKESFLLSNCEIRLCPDDPVRFDIEVIGTGLLCLRTDTSAEKHKWYASLKKAKSLSHPSYQKLVSTSNIYSLKRLIGRSQAPVPKEATSEPLSRSASIGDKKPESKQSETGPLKIESVKQRLLSESSIVEGNFEAKDTDESIDFSDLFIKTSVGREPKTPLSCIVDNTTSFDDISSKVLGELELISSRESVKHINTFRVLIKEYCSSIKQLYLEEMRSRDDLEQSMLLMSEQQTVSDEKDGSDPALELSSSIENNFSLKADEAASVRSDSFNQASSTDEFYECEDVRPSTKRSDTTSSSDSVSSLPKVEEKPVEKPKEEPKPPVTVVPIKRRTKLPHPRTELKVSIWSILKDLIGKDLSRISMPIILNEPTSSLQRSSEDFEYVSLLTEAYGKDTPVERLAYVTIFSITPYASAVGRTYKPFNPLLGETFELSHRGFKFIAEQVAHHPPICAFHCSSDEFEAYGTTNVVINFTGKAIEANILGPFLVNLKLDSGLEKYKLQRCYLIIHNIIFGKMWIEIVGTSIIKNVTDGAFSVVQYLKKGWFDKEIHKIRGLVFDKYGCPHFYLSGICSKYIFMEKVYPQASKTSRKILHEDGTLNFNKSLYKNEEDAWDAFVNEIDWNNINVVPNSKRQVWKPNVRPPGNEQYYGFGYITMELNELSDDYNPDKGAVMPITDSRFRPDQRAYENGNIDFASAEKRRLEEKQRAVAKSRTNSDISYKPMWFDKVIDKTTNQANWIFNNKYWEKKLDGTINDGVPDIFGSC from the exons ATGCCGTCGCAGCATAAAAAGAAATACATTCACGAAGGGTGGATACATAAATGGACTAACTTTATTGGCAGCTGGAGGCCCAGATATTTTATGCTGGAACCGGATTATTTAATGTATTCGGTAGAAAAGGGTGGTATCATCAAGGAGTCGTTTTTACTATCAAACTGTGAGATTCGTCTGTGCCCAGATGACCCAGTTCGATTTGATATAGAAGTTATTGGTACCGGTCTCTTATGCCTTCGCACCGACACTAGTGCTGAGAAACATAAATGGTATGCGTCGCTTAAGAAGGCAAAGAGCCTTTCGCATCCATCGTACCAAAAGCTCGTTTCTACATCTAATATATACTCATTAAAGAGGCTCATTGGAAGGTCACAAGCACCTGTTCCAAAAGAAGCTACCTCTGAACCACTCTCTCGTTCGGCATCGATTGGTGATAAGAAACCAGAATCGAAACAAAGTGAAACTGGACCTTTGAAAATTGAGAGCGTTAAACAACGCCTTCTCTCAGAAAGTTCCATCGTTGAAGGTAACTTTGAAGCCAAAGATACTGACGAATCTATTGATTTTTCGgatttatttataaagacTAGCGTAGGACGCGAACCTAAAACACCTTTATCTTGTATTGTGGATAATACCACATCATTTGATGATATTTCTAGTAAGGTTCTCGGTGAATTGGAACTTATCTCATCCCGTGAATCTGTTAAACACATCAACACTTTCCGTGTTTTGATCAAAGAATATTGTTCATCAATCAAACAGCTATATTTGGAGGAAATGAGGAGTAGGGATGATCTTGAGCAGTCTATGCTTCTAATGTCTGAGCAGCAGACAGTATCGGATGAAAAAGATGGCTCTGATCCAGCATTAGAACTTAGCAGTAGTATTGAAAATAATTTTTCGTTAAAGGCTGATGAAGCTGCTTCTGTACGTTCGGATTCATTTAATCAGGCATCTTCTACCGACGAGTTTTATGAATGCGAAGATGTTCGCCCATCTACAAAACGTTCGGATACTACGTCTTCATCGGATTCAGTTTCTAGCCTACCAAAGGTTGAGGAGAAGCCTGTTGAAAAACCAAAGGAGGAACCAAAACCCCCAGTGACAGTTGTTCCAATAAAGCGTCGTACAAAACTTCCACACCCTAGGACTGAGTTAAAGGTTAGTATATGGTCTATTTTGAAGGATCTTATCGGTAAGGATCTTTCTAGAATTAGTATGCCAATTATTCTAAATGAACCAACATCGAGTTTGCAACGTTCTTCGGAGGACTTCGAGTATGTTTCTCTTCTGACTGAGGCATATGGGAAGGATACACCGGTAGAAAGATTGGCATATGTAACAATTTTTAGTATCACCCCTTACGCTTCTGCCGTGGGCCGTACATACAAGCCTTTTAATCCTTTACTTGGAGAAACTTTTGAGTTATCACATCGTGGATTTAAGTTTATTGCGGAGCAAGTTGCACATCACCCACCAATTTGTGCATTTCATTGTTCTAGTGATGAATTTGAGGCCTATGGAACGACGAACGTAGTCATTAATTTTACTGGAAAAGCTATTGAAGCTAATATCCTTGGCCCATTCCTTGTTAATTTGAAGTTAGATAGTGGGCTTGAGAAATACAAATTACAGCGTTGTTATCTGATTATACACAATATaatttttggaaagatGTGGATAGAGATCGTTGGAACTTCAATTATCAAAAATGTCACAGATGGAGCCTTTTCAGTTGTTCAATATTTGAAAAAGGGCTGGTTTGATAAAGAAATTCACAAGATTCGGGGCTTGGTTTTCGACAAGTATGGTTGCCCACACTTTTATTTGTCTGGAATATGTAGCAAGTATATTTTTATGGAAAAGGTTTATCCCCAGGCTTCAAAGACGAGCAGGAAGATATTACACGAGGATGGCACTCTTAACTTCAATAAATCGCTTtacaagaatgaggaagatgCATGGGATGCCTTTGTTAATGAAATTGATTGGAACAACATAAATGTAGTCCCTAATTCTAAGCGCCAAGTTTGGAAGCCAAATGTACGTCCACCAGGTAATGAACAGTATTATGGATTTGGATACATAACCATGGAGCTCAATGAGCTTTCGGATGACTATAACCCAGACAAGGGTGCAGTAATGCCAATTACTGATTCTAGGTTTAGACCAGATCAGAGAGCTTATGAGAATGGAAACATTGATTTTGCATCCGCTGAGAAGCGCAGGCTGGAAGAAAAACAGAGGGCTGTAGCAAAGAGCAGAACAAATAGCGATATATCGTATAAGCCAATGTGGTTTGATAAAGTCATTGATAAGACCACAAATCAAGCCAATTGGATATTCAAT AATAAATATTGGGAGAAGAAACTTGATGGAACAATCAACGACGGCGTACCTGACATTTTTGGTTCATGTTAG
- a CDS encoding hypothetical protein (encoded by transcript BEWA_021460A): MSDSVRLKKNLRCKVYSFASKFEYLDENGPIGRSMKEKISSTVDRLERAVKLSENLILLVLGQPYSGKSFLVKNSLRQLLGRCVKPESLTDGPSIGQTKIIELYTHDYKDDVKCMKDLLMQLESLTGAQTVKGVGHLISEMQKRMLHCLTYLKRNGIYVIIVIDGLERFTRGIYDCSSTTGSYSKRQGLLYFLGDSMQLKDTAFSLLCITSDLRTSDRFEKRVKSRFVHETIYCHNDADIQSYFDENLTSKNLVPGCNVGINKDNMVEMNQESLCGTDFSFFVNTASIACLLSNDKEFEENSTIDISENFPKKGRVRWSLDLMSIQISEDCINIFKQLSLPEHYILTSLTRLHCRGVYPQTFISIQNDLKELVHLYPQEKHAIPHQRVGLSLVFYNFIGS; encoded by the exons ATGTCTGACTCCGTGAGGTTGAAGAAGAACCTTCGATGTAAAGTATACTCGTTTGCGAGTAAATTTGAGTATTTGGACGAAAATGGACCGATAGGACGGTCTATGAAGGAGAAAATAAGCTCCACGGTTGATCGATTGGAACGCGCTGTCAAACTTTCCGAGAATTTGATCCTTTTAGTTCTTGGACAACCATATTCTGGCAAATCTTTTCTAGTAAAAAATTCCTTGAGACAACTTTTAGGTAGATGTGTGAAGCCCGAGTCTCTTACCGATGGTCCTTCCATAGGTCAGACAAAAATAATCGAGCTTTACACTCATGACTATAAGGACGATGTAAAGTGTATGAAAGACTTATTAATGCAACTAGAAAGTTTGACCGGTGCCCAGACGGTGAAGGGTGTTGGCCACTTGATTTCGGAGATGCAAAAGAGAATGTTGCACTGCCTAACCTATCTCAAAAGGAACGGAATTTATGTGATCATAGTTATAGATGGCTTAGAGAGATTCACAAGGGGTATTTATGACTGTAGTTCAACTACTGGATCGTACTCGAAAAGACAGGGTctcttgtactttttggGAGATTCGATGCAGTTGAAGGATACGGCCTTTTCTTTGCTTTGCATAACGTCTGATTTGAGAACGTCTGATAGATTTGAGAAGCGTGTAAAGTCTAGATTTGTGCATGAGACGATTTACTGTCATAATGATGCGGATATACAATCGtactttgatgaaaatTTAACGTCAAAGAACCTAGTTCCGGGTTGTAATGTAGGAATAAATAAAGATAATATG GTTGAAATGAATCAAGAAAGTCTGTGCGGCACAGATTTCTCCTTTTTTGTAAATACCGCTTCCATCGCATGCTTGCTATCAAATGACAAAGaatttgaagaaaataGTACTATAGATATAAGCGAAAATTTCCCAAAGAAAGGAAGGGTACGTTGGAGTTTGGATTTAATGAGTATACAGATTTCGGAGGATTGcatcaatattttcaaacAGCTCAGCTTACCAGAGCATTACATCTTGACGTCTTTAACACGTTTACACTGTAGAGGAGTATATCCTCAGACGTTTATAAGCATTCAGAACGATTTGAAGGAGTTGGTTCACCTTTACCCTCAGGAGAAGCATGCAATTCCTCATCAACGGGTCGGTCTTTCACTTGTATTTTACAACTTTATAGGCTCTTAG
- a CDS encoding hypothetical protein (encoded by transcript BEWA_021470A), with protein MNILSKGEAISNSAALELVRDTLAKFKAREEKETSNSTNFAFSTEESTTTRKGHRNNDSNVIDEELWKLKVKKLNEFCINKADKSECIHNHVLFLESVEKYLSCADKN; from the coding sequence ATGAATATCCTCTCGAAGGGCGAAGCAATTTCGAACTCTGCCGCTCTGGAACTGGTGAGGGATACACTCGCCAAATTTAAAGCgagagaagaaaaggaaaccAGTAATAGCACAAATTTCGCATTTAGTACAGAGGAATCTACAACAACTCGCAAGGGTCATCGAAATAACGACTCGAATGTAATTGATGAGGAGCTTTGGAAGCTCAAGGTCAAGAAACTGAATGAATTTTGTATTAATAAAGCAGATAAGTCGGAATGTATCCATAACCACGTTTTATTTTTGGAATCGGTTGAAAAGTATCTCTCTTGTGCCGACAAAAACTAG
- a CDS encoding hypothetical protein (encoded by transcript BEWA_021480A), with product MEEGKVCDSSGEEIVLDHERLPSIASPKELDNASLRLLNLDYLSYMLLSSEQLLISSSLNLSRRRNGMTNSISSDPSNSEIDRNVRNVDKLLEHKRLYFKTSAQVRGEFASLSQKERSKLNAKRWHIHHFLSHSRSTKKKIKVKSESAYEFAFYELENYVIKSFLIHPTSGSIGRGMAIEEDGTMSDTCFSYLRSYERALYVLAQKARCYTHISILFLIILLRNIRRLVHHFKLSPTLVDLIILNTEGINLTQTYLHNLCNNNHAVKRTSLEKSQPDISRNDSLEKEPNAKMLDTLCKNCNGYKQNVHIKCQNALKEILCRKETSDDEEENTVEPAISDNEPLVINNEHEAFDQTLASSNMSERDFNFETSLNYDKGDILNINTLDFNITIEDFISKWIEDLCKFGSICNKICPKPTFLENPILKLTFNSSNFATQKLCKYPYNNNLSLHRDQRIRKLMVYLPEVPREESTTSNQTEAMTPVKTSPLRRASNPTTITRMTLRSHESMNGGEKITTSTKYNRWKKMEERTLVDAINQHGTGKWSFFSKMYFSGKKTALQLKDKWCNLLRFQHVQLVTDKSKRGIKSTGSWQFVDTK from the coding sequence ATGGAAGAGGGAAAGGTGTGTGATTCTTCCGGAGAAGAAATCGTTCTTGACCATGAACGTCTTCCAAGTATTGCTTCTCCGAAAGAACTTGACAATGCGTCATTACGACTTTTGAACCTGGACTACCTCTCATACATGTTGTTATCATCCGAACAACTTTTAATTTCCTCATCCCTAAACCTATCTAGACGCAGAAACGGAATGACTAATTCCATAAGTTCTGATCCATCAAACTCTGAAATCGATCGTAATGTCAGGAATGTAGACAAACTATTGGAACATAAGAGGttatattttaaaacttCTGCACAAGTTAGAGGAGAATTTGCAAGTTTGTCCCAAAAAGAACGCTCGAAGCTTAATGCAAAACGATGGCATATACATCATTTTTTAAGTCACTCAAGATCAACGAAGAAAAAAATCAAGGTAAAATCTGAATCTGCATATGAATTTGCCTTTTATGAGCTAGAGAACTACGTAATAAAATCTTTTCTTATCCATCCAACAAGTGGCTCCATTGGAAGAGGGATGGCTattgaagaagatggaaCAATGTCTGACACATGTTTCAGCTATTTACGTTCTTATGAAAGGGCTCTTTATGTGCTTGCGCAAAAAGCTAGGTGCTACACCCATATTTCCATTCTGTTTTTGATCATCCTGCTTAGGAATATTCGCAGATTAGTCCACCATTTTAAATTGAGTCCAACACTCGTCGATTTAATCATTTTAAACACTGAAGGTATTAACCTGACACAAACATACTTACATAATCTCTGCAATAACAACCATGCTGTGAAACGCACATCATTGGAAAAATCACAACCGGACATCAGCCGAAATGATTCACTAGAAAAAGAACCAAATGCAAAAATGTTGGATACACTTTGCAAAAACTGCAACGGTTATAAGCAAAATGTTCATATTAAATGTCAAAATGCCCTAAAGGAAATCCTTTGTCGCAAAGAAACTTCTGACGACGAAGAGGAAAATACAGTAGAACCTGCTATATCGGATAATGAACCTTTAGTAATAAACAATGAGCATGAGGCGTTTGATCAAACGTTGGCAAGCAGCAATATGTCCGAACGGGACTTCAATTTTGAAACAAGTCTAAATTATGACAAAGgagatattttaaatattaatACCCTAGATTTTAATATTACAATTGAGGATTTTATTTCTAAATGGATTGAAGATCTATGCAAATTTGGTTCCATATGTAACAAGATATGCCCGAAGCCGACATTCTTGGAGAACCCAATCCTCAAACTAACATTTAATTCTAGCAATTTCGCGACTCAGAAGCTCTGCAAGTACCCATACAATAATAATCTGTCACTTCACAGAGATCAAAGAATTAGGAAACTAATGGTATACCTTCCAGAGGTACCCAGGGAAGAATCAACCACCTCCAATCAAACAGAGGCTATGACTCCAGTAAAAACATCTCCACTTCGCAGGGCATCAAATCCAACTACAATTACTAGAATGACACTACGATCGCATGAAAGCATGAACGGAGGAGAAAAAATAACAACCAGTACAAAGTATAACCGATGGAAAAAGATGGAAGAACGTACCCTAGTCGATGCCATAAACCAACACGGAACCGGAAAATGGAGCTTCTTCTCGAAAATGTACTTTAGTGGCAAAAAAACTGCTCTGCAACTTAAAGACAAATGGTGTAACTTGTTACGCTTTCAACACGTTCAACTCGTGACAGACAAGTCCAAGCGTGGAATCAAAAGCACTGGAAGCTGGCAATTCGTCGATACAAAATAa